Proteins found in one Allorhizobium pseudoryzae genomic segment:
- a CDS encoding DUF982 domain-containing protein encodes MHEAQWQKPVRAGGRAIRNPLEAIRFMDREWPARKTMSFAQAHRTCLAALDGRQPADDARTSFKDAVDEAQLH; translated from the coding sequence ATGCACGAGGCACAATGGCAAAAGCCGGTCCGCGCGGGCGGACGTGCGATCCGCAATCCGCTGGAGGCGATCCGTTTCATGGACCGGGAATGGCCGGCGCGCAAGACGATGAGTTTTGCCCAGGCTCACCGCACCTGCCTTGCAGCCCTCGACGGCCGCCAGCCGGCGGACGATGCCCGCACCAGCTTCAAGGATGCCGTGGACGAGGCACAGCTGCACTGA
- a CDS encoding sensor domain-containing diguanylate cyclase — protein sequence MNEPKNPFTTLLVMLAGILAVAALALWAESSNKSAHLQGLDNGLRHAALSIGNDVVDSIEMADIVLLGLTGEIKAYGGVDQVGTRLDHIIAELSKHAPDLRNIHVIGKDGHLIATTVTNADMHRTFADRAYFQYHATTASDEPLLGSPIVSRLSGEHIVTITKRLNDPSGAFAGVVVAHLAIDRFNTLLERYMSAFGSASAVVVHTDGTLLAATSEFANRIGEKVSLPPVQADLQDQLSTPVTTRAWSLDDRSRRTASFASSHPPVSITLGILQDSIAQEWAYDSRDRWFIGIALMVAAVAPSLRWYRQAKLHHASMTTLRQREQELQLLADASGDLIERLSVDGVREYVSAAAVDVLGCRPVDLVGTRVFDHLAREDRLTTTEKFVDFKRDGSEINRVVSRYLRPDGSEAWLETTLTRLEAHGILRGFVAITRDVTRRKLRHDELDALANTDTLTGLANRRAFDTALTTRLQAARDNATPLSLLIIDVDRFKLYNDTYGHASGDDCLKAVATATRSAVRRDDFVARYGGEEFAVLLERADADAARATAEKIRRTIASLRYPHERNLPWGYATISIGTATTGTDEITPDTAHMLFNAADAALYRAKGSGRNRVQSDDGTNDDTDAGKVVNV from the coding sequence ATGAACGAGCCGAAAAATCCCTTCACGACCCTGCTCGTCATGCTGGCGGGCATTCTGGCCGTGGCGGCGCTTGCGCTGTGGGCAGAAAGCAGCAACAAATCGGCGCATCTGCAGGGTCTCGACAACGGCCTGCGCCACGCGGCCCTTTCGATCGGCAACGATGTCGTGGATAGCATCGAGATGGCCGATATCGTTCTTCTCGGGCTGACGGGTGAAATCAAGGCCTATGGCGGTGTGGATCAGGTGGGCACGCGGCTCGATCACATCATCGCGGAATTGTCGAAGCACGCGCCCGACCTGCGCAACATCCACGTGATTGGCAAGGATGGACATCTGATTGCGACGACGGTCACCAATGCCGACATGCACCGGACATTTGCCGATCGCGCCTACTTCCAGTATCACGCGACCACTGCATCCGATGAACCTCTGCTGGGATCGCCGATCGTCAGTCGCCTGAGCGGCGAACATATCGTCACCATCACCAAGCGGCTCAACGATCCGTCCGGAGCGTTTGCCGGTGTGGTCGTCGCACATCTCGCGATCGACCGGTTCAATACGCTGTTGGAACGTTACATGAGCGCCTTCGGCAGTGCGAGCGCCGTTGTGGTGCACACAGACGGGACGCTTCTGGCGGCGACAAGCGAGTTTGCGAACCGGATCGGGGAAAAGGTCAGCTTGCCACCTGTCCAGGCAGATCTGCAGGACCAGCTTTCCACCCCTGTGACGACCCGAGCCTGGTCGCTCGATGACAGATCGCGCCGCACGGCAAGTTTCGCGTCGAGCCACCCACCGGTCTCGATCACGCTCGGCATTTTGCAGGACAGTATCGCACAAGAATGGGCGTATGACAGCCGCGACCGCTGGTTCATCGGCATCGCCCTGATGGTGGCAGCCGTAGCGCCCAGCCTGCGCTGGTACCGGCAGGCAAAACTCCATCATGCGAGCATGACGACGTTGCGCCAACGTGAACAGGAACTGCAACTGCTCGCCGATGCCTCCGGCGATCTCATCGAACGCCTCAGCGTTGACGGTGTCCGCGAATATGTCTCGGCCGCCGCCGTCGATGTGTTGGGCTGTCGCCCGGTCGATCTGGTTGGCACACGCGTCTTCGATCACCTCGCGCGCGAGGACCGCCTTACGACCACCGAAAAATTCGTCGACTTCAAGCGTGACGGCTCCGAGATCAACCGGGTCGTCTCCCGCTACCTTCGACCGGATGGCAGCGAGGCCTGGCTGGAGACGACGCTGACCCGGCTCGAGGCGCATGGAATACTGCGCGGCTTCGTCGCGATCACAAGAGACGTGACGCGGCGCAAGTTGCGCCACGACGAACTGGACGCGCTTGCCAATACCGACACGCTGACCGGCCTTGCCAACCGCCGCGCCTTTGACACGGCATTGACGACGCGCCTGCAGGCGGCGCGCGACAACGCCACACCTCTCTCGCTCCTCATCATCGACGTGGATCGCTTCAAGCTCTATAACGACACCTACGGCCATGCGAGCGGGGACGATTGCCTGAAAGCCGTCGCGACGGCCACGCGTTCCGCCGTGCGCCGCGATGATTTCGTCGCCCGCTACGGGGGAGAAGAATTCGCCGTCCTCCTCGAACGGGCCGATGCCGATGCCGCGCGGGCAACCGCCGAAAAGATCCGTCGCACCATCGCTTCGCTGCGGTATCCGCACGAGCGCAACCTTCCGTGGGGATACGCCACCATCAGCATCGGTACGGCGACCACCGGCACGGACGAGATCACGCCCGATACCGCCCACATGCTGTTCAATGCCGCCGACGCGGCCCTTTACCGTGCCAAGGGTTCAGGCCGCAACCGCGTGCAGAGCGACGATGGGACCAATGACGATACGGATGCCGGCAAGGTCGTAAACGTCTAA
- a CDS encoding thermonuclease family protein, whose protein sequence is MAQATASKGRRPRRKAGRSRQASGKGRTWPWLLALVATAGAIAAFEHKQEVMRWLPTGVLPLSKSQATADNSAASARSDSAHTLPVHPVQPVARPAAVPAKPEPGEMTGKGFTGTFYFCGTSGLDNCVQSGDLFWFRKQAINLADVVAPETEKARCQAERDKGFAAKVRLRDLLNAGAFELVDWPNSDEDPRGRKLRVVMRNGQSIGAQLIREGLVHGVSDMGKGWC, encoded by the coding sequence ATGGCACAGGCAACGGCAAGCAAGGGACGGCGCCCGCGGCGCAAGGCAGGACGCAGTCGACAGGCGAGCGGGAAAGGTCGCACCTGGCCCTGGCTATTGGCACTGGTCGCAACGGCGGGCGCAATCGCGGCTTTCGAGCACAAGCAGGAGGTCATGCGCTGGCTTCCAACGGGGGTGCTGCCCTTATCGAAAAGTCAGGCGACAGCGGACAATAGCGCGGCGTCAGCCCGGTCGGACAGTGCCCATACGCTGCCGGTTCATCCGGTCCAGCCTGTGGCGCGTCCAGCGGCCGTTCCGGCAAAACCGGAGCCGGGCGAGATGACCGGCAAGGGCTTTACCGGCACGTTTTATTTCTGCGGCACCTCCGGTCTCGATAACTGCGTCCAGAGCGGAGATCTGTTCTGGTTCCGCAAGCAGGCCATCAACCTTGCCGACGTCGTGGCGCCGGAAACTGAAAAGGCCCGGTGCCAGGCGGAACGCGACAAGGGCTTTGCCGCCAAGGTCAGGCTGCGCGATCTCCTGAATGCCGGCGCCTTCGAGCTCGTCGATTGGCCCAACAGCGACGAAGATCCGCGCGGGCGCAAGCTGCGTGTAGTGATGCGCAACGGCCAGTCGATCGGTGCGCAGTTGATCCGCGAAGGCCTCGTTCACGGCGTGTCGGACATGGGCAAGGGATGGTGCTGA
- a CDS encoding DUF6074 family protein translates to MTLAHFPADRRTADIRRCAQALLSLHGEEANLFWRQEMAGFARTLSAQGAEPAEISHQAALFMNAVQMELQQLFAEDDPEALDAWA, encoded by the coding sequence ATGACGCTTGCACATTTCCCAGCCGACAGACGGACGGCAGATATTCGGCGGTGTGCGCAGGCGCTCCTTTCCCTTCACGGAGAAGAGGCAAACCTCTTCTGGCGCCAGGAAATGGCCGGTTTTGCCCGCACGCTGAGCGCCCAGGGCGCTGAGCCTGCCGAAATCTCCCACCAGGCGGCACTGTTCATGAATGCCGTGCAGATGGAACTGCAGCAGCTGTTTGCGGAAGACGATCCGGAAGCGCTGGACGCCTGGGCCTGA
- a CDS encoding heme-degrading domain-containing protein, with protein sequence MSIESDIVRIGEQEKALRFERFDLGAAWSVGQHIHGVAAAAGHILSIDVQINGMQAFFAAMPGARPDFEHWIRRKRNIALRFLRSSYGVGLELAQQKTTLEEKWGLPTADYASHGGSVPILVEGVGCIGAVTVSGLPQRDDHNLVIESLAVHRGLDPQRLRHP encoded by the coding sequence GTGAGCATCGAAAGCGATATCGTGCGGATTGGCGAACAGGAAAAGGCCCTCCGCTTCGAGCGGTTTGATCTGGGGGCAGCCTGGTCGGTGGGGCAGCATATCCACGGCGTCGCTGCCGCCGCCGGGCATATCTTGTCGATCGATGTGCAGATCAACGGAATGCAGGCGTTCTTTGCCGCCATGCCTGGCGCGCGGCCTGATTTCGAGCACTGGATTCGCCGCAAGCGGAACATCGCCTTGCGGTTTTTGCGTTCCAGCTACGGTGTCGGCTTGGAGCTTGCCCAGCAGAAGACGACGCTTGAGGAGAAATGGGGGCTGCCCACTGCCGATTACGCCTCGCATGGCGGCAGCGTTCCAATCCTGGTCGAAGGCGTCGGCTGTATCGGTGCGGTCACCGTGTCCGGCCTTCCGCAGAGGGACGACCATAATCTCGTCATCGAGTCACTGGCGGTGCACCGCGGACTCGATCCGCAGAGGCTGAGGCACCCTTAA
- a CDS encoding GlsB/YeaQ/YmgE family stress response membrane protein, whose amino-acid sequence MESAGIGWIAAIIIGGIAGWLAEQFMKSNMGILMNVILGIVGAIIANAILGIFGIVLGGWIGYLIAGFIGACILIAVARMIRR is encoded by the coding sequence ATGGAAAGTGCAGGTATCGGCTGGATTGCAGCAATCATCATCGGCGGTATTGCCGGCTGGCTCGCTGAGCAGTTCATGAAAAGCAACATGGGCATTCTGATGAATGTCATCCTCGGCATCGTCGGCGCCATCATCGCCAACGCCATCCTCGGTATCTTCGGCATCGTGCTTGGCGGCTGGATTGGCTATCTGATTGCCGGCTTTATCGGGGCCTGTATCCTCATCGCCGTCGCCCGCATGATCAGGCGGTAA